The proteins below are encoded in one region of Gopherus flavomarginatus isolate rGopFla2 chromosome 12, rGopFla2.mat.asm, whole genome shotgun sequence:
- the LOC127032839 gene encoding olfactory receptor 11A1-like: MTNPEKGNQTSVAEFNILGFGTLQILIFLLFLLIYITTMAGNILIIVLVVTDQHLHTPMYFFLGNLSCLETCYTSTILPSVLASLLAENRTISFSGCLTQYFCFGSMIATECLPLSVMSYDRYLAICNPMHYATRMNGRLYFQLAGGSWTGGFLCSGIIILSISQLTFCGSKDIDHFFCDLIPLVNLSCNDPQLMEMLALTLCLIFLVVPFLLTLMSYICIIVTILRIPSTTGRQKTFSTCSSHLIVVSIFYGTLLIAYMFPTTNTLRNFKKVLSVIYTVLTPLVNPLIYSLRNKEIKEALRKVSRKIMFGQC; encoded by the coding sequence ATGACGAACCCAGAAAAGGGAAATCAAACGTCCGTCGCAGAATTCAACATCCTGGGATTTGGGACTCTGCAAATCCTTATTTTCCTGCTGTTTCTCTTGATCTACATTACAACCAtggctgggaacatcctcatcATAGTGCTAGTTGTaactgatcagcaccttcacacccccatgtacttcttcctggggaacttgtcctgcttggagacctgctacacctccaccatcctgcccagcgTTCTGGCCAGTCTCCTGGCTGAGAACAGAACCATTTCATTTAGTGGGTGTCTCacacaatatttttgttttggttctaTGATTGCCACGGAATGCCTTCCCTTATcagtgatgtcttatgatcggtatttagcgaTATGCAATCCAATGCACTATGCAACCCGTATGAATGGCAGGTTATACTTCCAGCTTGCAGGTGGCTCTTGGACAGGTGGCTTTCTGTGTAGTGGCATAATAATCTTGTCTATATCTCAGTTAACTTTCTGTGGCTCCAAAGATATTGACCATTTCTTTTGCGATCTTATCCCTCTGGTAAATCTCTCCTGCAatgatcctcagctgatggaaatGTTGGCTTTAACACTATGCTTGATTTTCTTAGTGGTCCCATTCCTACTTACCTTGATGTCCTACATCTGCATCATCGTGACCATCCTAagaatcccttccaccactgGGAGGCAAAAgaccttttccacctgctcctcccacctcattgtaGTGTCCATTTTTTATGGAACTCTACTGATTGCCTATATGTTCCCAACGACCAACACACTGAGAAACTTCAAGAAAGTTCTCTCTGTCATCTACACTGTCCTGACTCCTCTGGtcaatcccctcatctacagcctgagaaacaaagagatcAAGGAGGCTCTGAGGAAAGTTAGCAGGAAAATCATGTTTGGACAATGCTAA